In one window of Nocardia brasiliensis DNA:
- the purU gene encoding formyltetrahydrofolate deformylase, whose amino-acid sequence MSSALASSDDHRFVLTLGCPDRPGIIAGITSFIAGFGGSIVEAGYHSDTDTGWFFTRQAIKASTVPFDLAQLRERFAAVAEQLGPETEWQLLDSGARRRAVLLVSKDGHCLHDLLGRAVSGELPATIEAVIGNHPDLAELTEAHGVKFHHVPFPKDPAERGPAFEQVRALVDGHEPDAVVLARFMQVLPAQLCAHWAGKAINIHHSFLPSFVGARPYHQAFARGVKLIGATCHYVTAELDAGPIIEQDVSRIDHADDVRDMVRQGRDIERVVLARGLRWHLEGRVLVHGRRTVVFN is encoded by the coding sequence ATGAGTTCTGCCCTCGCCAGCTCCGATGACCACCGGTTCGTGCTGACCCTCGGCTGCCCGGACCGACCGGGCATCATCGCCGGGATCACCTCGTTCATCGCCGGATTCGGTGGCTCGATCGTGGAGGCGGGATACCACTCGGACACCGACACCGGCTGGTTCTTCACCCGGCAGGCGATCAAGGCGTCGACGGTGCCGTTCGACCTCGCGCAGCTGCGGGAGCGCTTCGCCGCGGTGGCCGAGCAACTCGGACCGGAGACCGAGTGGCAGTTGCTCGATTCGGGGGCACGCCGGCGGGCCGTGCTGCTGGTCAGCAAGGACGGCCACTGCTTGCACGATCTGCTCGGGCGCGCGGTGAGCGGCGAGCTGCCCGCGACGATCGAGGCCGTGATCGGCAATCACCCCGACCTGGCCGAACTGACCGAGGCGCACGGGGTGAAATTCCATCACGTGCCGTTCCCCAAGGACCCGGCCGAACGCGGGCCCGCGTTCGAGCAGGTGCGCGCGCTGGTCGACGGGCACGAACCCGACGCGGTGGTGCTGGCCCGGTTCATGCAGGTGCTGCCCGCACAGCTGTGCGCGCACTGGGCGGGCAAAGCGATCAACATCCACCACAGCTTCCTGCCGTCGTTCGTCGGCGCGCGCCCGTACCACCAGGCCTTCGCGCGCGGCGTGAAGCTGATCGGCGCCACCTGCCACTACGTCACGGCGGAGCTGGACGCGGGCCCGATCATCGAGCAGGACGTCAGCCGCATCGATCACGCCGACGACGTGCGCGACATGGTCCGGCAGGGTCGCGATATCGAACGTGTCGTGCTGGCCCGCGGTCTGCGCTGGCACCTCGAGGGACGAGTTCTGGTGCACGGCAGGCGCACCGTCGTCTTCAACTGA
- a CDS encoding serine hydrolase, producing MGALAGTLVTVAEDLDTVTTVGHEDEPAAAGTTRAAVDAVWESVRDWYRMGTTPAIQLCLRRDGAIVLNRAIGHGWGNAPGDPADATKVLVTPDSPFCGFSTAKGVAAAVMFMLVEQGAFGLEESVSAYIPEFAANGKQRITIGEVLSHSAGVPFITPPYKGFQLIVDEDLALRALTDLRPSWPSGRFRIYHAMTGGLIQRLLVQRATGKRMREHLAEQVLEPLGFRWTNFGVAADQVAQVVPSVQTGPGPSRVAKFLARKALGGGMGGAVSESGTRALLSAELPSGNLVTTAAELSRFYEILARGGELDGVRIMRPETVRAAVRPANRIPGLAGRVSRAGFELGGRRSKFGRDTEAHFGRSGLTTQYGWADPARGLAGAVLTSGKATTDTDRPWRLVAQISELFPPVH from the coding sequence ATGGGTGCGCTGGCGGGCACATTGGTGACGGTTGCCGAGGATCTGGACACGGTGACGACGGTGGGCCATGAGGACGAGCCCGCGGCGGCGGGCACGACCCGCGCCGCGGTAGACGCGGTGTGGGAGTCGGTGCGCGACTGGTACCGGATGGGCACCACGCCCGCCATTCAGCTCTGCCTGCGCCGCGACGGCGCGATCGTGCTGAACCGGGCCATCGGGCACGGATGGGGCAACGCGCCGGGCGACCCGGCAGACGCGACGAAGGTGCTCGTCACGCCGGACAGTCCGTTCTGCGGGTTCTCGACCGCGAAGGGCGTCGCGGCCGCGGTGATGTTCATGCTGGTAGAGCAGGGTGCGTTCGGGCTGGAGGAGTCGGTGAGCGCCTATATTCCGGAGTTCGCGGCCAACGGCAAGCAGCGGATCACCATCGGGGAGGTGCTGTCGCATTCGGCGGGGGTGCCCTTCATCACGCCGCCCTACAAGGGTTTTCAGCTGATCGTCGACGAGGACCTGGCCCTGCGCGCACTGACCGATCTGCGGCCGAGCTGGCCGAGCGGGCGCTTCCGGATCTATCACGCGATGACCGGCGGGCTGATCCAGCGGCTGCTGGTGCAGCGGGCGACCGGCAAGCGGATGCGCGAGCACCTGGCCGAGCAGGTGCTGGAGCCCCTGGGGTTCCGGTGGACCAATTTCGGCGTCGCGGCCGATCAGGTCGCTCAGGTCGTGCCGAGCGTGCAGACCGGCCCCGGGCCGTCGCGGGTGGCGAAGTTTCTGGCGCGCAAGGCGCTCGGCGGCGGCATGGGCGGCGCGGTATCGGAGTCGGGCACGCGGGCGCTGCTGAGCGCCGAGCTGCCCTCCGGCAATCTGGTCACCACGGCGGCGGAGCTGTCGCGCTTCTACGAAATCCTCGCGCGCGGTGGCGAATTGGACGGTGTCCGGATCATGCGGCCGGAGACCGTACGCGCGGCGGTGCGGCCCGCGAACCGGATCCCCGGCCTCGCCGGGCGGGTCAGCCGGGCCGGCTTCGAGCTGGGCGGCCGCCGGTCCAAGTTCGGCCGCGACACCGAGGCGCACTTCGGCCGCAGCGGGCTCACCACCCAGTACGGCTGGGCCGATCCGGCGCGAGGCCTGGCCGGGGCGGTGCTCACCAGTGGTAAGGCGACCACCGACACCGACCGGCCGTGGCGGCTCGTCGCGCAGATCTCCGAGCTGTTCCCGCCGGTCCACTAG
- a CDS encoding DUF2516 family protein, with protein MVHGLTGMILLVLWLAALGATIFALIHAVRQRPDAFTAVDKLTKPIWLAILGVAVLLLLLSPAGLGLLSFAAIIATGVYLADVRPKVDEIQRGPRW; from the coding sequence ATGGTGCACGGATTGACCGGGATGATCCTGCTCGTGCTGTGGCTTGCGGCGCTAGGCGCGACGATCTTTGCGCTGATTCATGCCGTGCGGCAGCGGCCGGACGCGTTCACCGCGGTGGACAAGCTGACCAAGCCGATCTGGCTGGCCATTCTCGGTGTCGCGGTCTTACTGCTGCTGCTCTCGCCCGCGGGTCTGGGCCTGCTCTCCTTCGCCGCGATCATCGCCACCGGTGTCTACCTGGCCGACGTGCGGCCGAAGGTGGATGAGATCCAGCGCGGTCCGCGCTGGTAG
- a CDS encoding helix-turn-helix domain-containing protein — protein sequence MADQPEVSAEYPEGAAEQSAGVGEKAARVVHAAHDIGGFIRAQREAAQVSLRQLATLAGVSNPYLSQIERGLRNPSAEVLAQIAKALRVSSEVLYVRAGYLEQRAHSPVRDALLADTSISERQKQVLLEIYESFRRENGGNEPGGNGDSAVPRTNTDTPPRQEHETP from the coding sequence ATGGCAGACCAACCCGAGGTTTCCGCCGAGTATCCCGAAGGTGCGGCCGAGCAATCGGCCGGCGTCGGCGAAAAAGCGGCTCGCGTCGTGCACGCGGCGCACGACATCGGAGGTTTCATCAGGGCGCAGCGGGAAGCCGCGCAAGTCTCGCTACGCCAGCTCGCCACCCTTGCGGGAGTGAGCAATCCGTACCTCAGTCAGATCGAGCGCGGGTTGCGCAATCCGTCCGCCGAGGTACTCGCGCAGATCGCCAAGGCACTGCGGGTGTCTTCGGAGGTGTTGTACGTCCGGGCCGGCTATCTAGAACAACGGGCACACAGCCCGGTTCGCGATGCCCTGCTTGCCGATACGTCGATCAGCGAACGGCAGAAGCAGGTGCTGCTCGAGATCTATGAATCGTTTCGCCGGGAAAACGGAGGGAACGAGCCAGGGGGGAACGGGGACAGCGCCGTTCCACGCACGAATACCGACACTCCGCCACGCCAGGAGCACGAAACACCATGA
- a CDS encoding alpha/beta fold hydrolase, translating to MRAMLPSALANFPGQIREALDAHRASLRSRTYATAAFNPPTVPYETIPVVTRDGTRLRVLAYGGADRPVVVLVHGWTCSIEYWNAQINAFAGEYRVIAFDLRSHGGSASGASPLTMDLLADDLAAVLDAALRPGQRAVLVGHSLGGMTLQAWAGRYPDRVEKQALAVLLNNSAPDRLVLETTVVPLLNRPLRLLQLKVPLPFLLGSLGLGTPIVFPPIAPVRWLFARQVMSTAAKGDVLDYGMNIVRGCRAAVRAEFGKLLAHMDVGESARNLVVPTTVIAGEFDDLTPKVHSERIAAMVRETGTLARYVVLPTGHLGNVEAHERFNDELRYVLESARQRVELAG from the coding sequence ATGCGTGCAATGCTGCCGTCTGCGTTGGCGAACTTCCCAGGACAGATTCGGGAGGCGCTCGACGCACACCGTGCGAGCCTGCGTTCGCGTACCTATGCGACCGCGGCATTCAACCCGCCGACCGTTCCGTACGAGACGATCCCCGTAGTGACCCGCGACGGCACCCGGCTGCGCGTGCTCGCCTACGGTGGCGCCGATCGCCCGGTCGTCGTGCTGGTGCACGGGTGGACCTGCAGCATCGAATACTGGAACGCCCAGATCAACGCCTTCGCCGGTGAATACCGGGTGATCGCCTTCGACCTGCGCAGCCACGGTGGCAGCGCGTCCGGCGCCAGCCCGCTGACCATGGACCTGCTCGCCGACGACCTGGCCGCCGTGCTCGACGCGGCGCTGCGTCCCGGCCAGCGTGCCGTGCTGGTCGGCCACAGCCTCGGCGGCATGACGTTGCAGGCCTGGGCGGGCCGCTACCCCGACCGAGTCGAGAAGCAGGCGCTCGCGGTGCTGCTGAACAACAGCGCGCCCGACCGGCTGGTCCTGGAGACCACGGTGGTCCCGCTGCTGAACCGGCCGCTGCGACTGCTGCAACTGAAGGTGCCGCTGCCCTTCCTGCTCGGCAGCCTCGGCCTCGGCACACCGATCGTCTTCCCGCCCATCGCGCCGGTGCGCTGGCTGTTCGCGCGTCAGGTCATGAGCACCGCGGCCAAGGGCGACGTGCTCGACTACGGCATGAACATCGTGCGCGGCTGTCGCGCCGCGGTGCGGGCCGAGTTCGGCAAGCTGCTCGCGCACATGGACGTCGGCGAGTCCGCGCGCAACCTGGTGGTGCCGACCACGGTGATCGCGGGCGAGTTCGACGACCTGACCCCGAAGGTGCATTCCGAGCGGATCGCCGCGATGGTGCGCGAGACCGGCACGCTGGCGCGCTACGTGGTGCTGCCCACCGGGCACCTCGGCAACGTCGAGGCACACGAGCGGTTCAACGACGAGCTGCGCTACGTCCTCGAATCCGCGCGCCAGCGCGTCGAACTCGCGGGCTGA
- a CDS encoding heparin-binding hemagglutinin produces MTEKTNPTVTKPLLATVGAGDALYTAVTDVVTQVRERAAATDVSARVEEARERFANVPADVQAQFETLRERLAGLPSELPEDLAELREKFTPEELRALADKYYHQVLDLYADLAVRGEETVERLRANHLVEEQIERVKPLYTDAVTRAEDVLGRVNGLLGRPAKVEDADAAPVVEAEVVAVTTETAPVVEEPVAPVAPKAPAAKKAPAKKAAPAKKAAPKKA; encoded by the coding sequence ATGACCGAGAAGACCAATCCCACCGTGACCAAGCCGCTGCTCGCCACCGTCGGTGCGGGCGACGCGCTCTACACCGCCGTCACCGATGTCGTCACCCAGGTGCGTGAGCGCGCCGCGGCCACCGACGTCTCCGCCCGGGTCGAGGAGGCGCGCGAGCGCTTCGCCAACGTGCCCGCCGATGTGCAGGCCCAGTTCGAGACCCTGCGCGAGCGCCTGGCCGGACTGCCCTCGGAACTGCCGGAGGATCTCGCCGAGCTGCGCGAGAAGTTCACCCCCGAGGAACTGCGCGCCCTGGCCGACAAGTACTACCACCAGGTGCTCGACCTCTACGCCGATCTCGCCGTGCGCGGTGAGGAGACCGTCGAGCGGTTGCGGGCCAACCACCTGGTCGAGGAGCAGATCGAGCGGGTCAAGCCGCTCTACACCGACGCCGTGACCCGGGCCGAGGACGTGCTCGGCCGCGTCAACGGCCTGCTCGGGCGCCCGGCCAAGGTCGAGGACGCCGACGCTGCCCCGGTCGTCGAGGCCGAGGTAGTCGCGGTGACCACCGAGACCGCCCCGGTCGTCGAGGAGCCCGTCGCGCCGGTCGCCCCCAAGGCGCCCGCCGCCAAGAAGGCCCCGGCCAAGAAGGCCGCTCCGGCCAAGAAGGCCGCGCCGAAGAAGGCGTGA
- a CDS encoding ABC1 kinase family protein, with translation MAKQVPTSRLARGTKLGAVAASSVIRTQRARLSMRGRSEAVRAKMAEESMIRTTEQVVMVLGTMKGVAMKLGQMMSVLDLDLVPDAHRERFQKRLAVLRNAAPSVSFESMRQVIEDDFGQPLDAVFAEFEAEPVAAASIGQVYRARLRDGRQVAVKVQYPGIDAAVRADLKNLAMFRRVLQSAMPWVTPAVLDELRLNMESELDYQAEANTQLQIAELYAGHPFIVVPRSLPELSTTRVLVTEYVAGKGFEEIRQLPDAERDRIGEIIYRFYVGSLFTFNEFCGDPHPGNVLLAEDGRVGFLDFGLFNRMDPGHVQFELTCLRAAAEDRAEDLRELMIERGVIDSPEEIGAEECLEYVLAASEWCLIDEELTITPELASGAFLLAVDPRASEFAGMKQQNLPPEHLFSRRADFLTFGMLGQLGCTANWHRISREWLYNEPPVTELGRAHHVWLAEHPPVAPKKSRAKSSKAGKSTKAARPQA, from the coding sequence ATGGCGAAGCAAGTACCGACCTCGCGGCTTGCTCGTGGCACCAAGCTCGGTGCCGTCGCAGCCAGCTCGGTGATCCGCACGCAGCGCGCGCGGCTGTCGATGCGCGGCAGATCAGAGGCCGTGCGCGCGAAGATGGCCGAGGAGTCGATGATTCGCACCACCGAGCAGGTGGTCATGGTGCTCGGCACCATGAAGGGCGTCGCGATGAAGCTCGGCCAGATGATGTCGGTGCTCGATCTCGACCTGGTGCCGGACGCGCATCGGGAACGTTTCCAGAAGCGGCTGGCCGTGCTGCGCAACGCGGCGCCGTCGGTGTCGTTCGAATCGATGCGCCAGGTGATCGAGGACGATTTCGGCCAGCCGCTGGACGCGGTCTTCGCCGAGTTCGAGGCCGAGCCGGTCGCGGCGGCCTCGATCGGCCAGGTGTACCGGGCCCGGCTGCGCGACGGCCGTCAGGTCGCGGTGAAGGTGCAGTACCCGGGGATCGACGCGGCCGTGCGCGCGGACCTGAAGAACCTGGCCATGTTCCGCCGGGTGCTGCAATCGGCGATGCCGTGGGTGACCCCCGCCGTGCTGGACGAGTTGCGACTCAACATGGAGAGCGAACTCGACTACCAGGCCGAGGCGAACACTCAGCTGCAGATCGCCGAGCTCTACGCCGGACACCCGTTCATCGTGGTGCCCCGCTCGCTGCCGGAGCTCAGCACCACCCGCGTGCTAGTCACCGAATACGTGGCAGGCAAGGGTTTCGAGGAGATCCGCCAGCTGCCCGATGCCGAACGCGACCGCATCGGCGAGATCATCTACCGCTTCTACGTCGGTTCGCTGTTCACCTTCAACGAGTTCTGCGGCGACCCGCACCCGGGCAATGTGCTGCTGGCCGAGGACGGCCGGGTCGGCTTTCTCGACTTCGGGTTGTTCAACCGGATGGACCCCGGCCACGTGCAGTTCGAGCTCACCTGTCTGCGCGCGGCCGCCGAGGACCGCGCGGAAGATCTGCGCGAGTTGATGATCGAGCGCGGGGTGATCGATTCGCCGGAGGAGATCGGCGCCGAGGAGTGCCTGGAGTATGTGCTCGCCGCGTCCGAATGGTGTTTGATCGACGAGGAATTGACGATCACACCCGAATTGGCCAGTGGCGCTTTCCTGCTCGCGGTCGATCCGCGCGCCAGCGAGTTCGCCGGAATGAAACAGCAGAACCTGCCGCCGGAGCATCTGTTCTCCCGCCGCGCCGACTTCCTCACCTTCGGCATGCTCGGCCAGCTCGGCTGCACCGCGAATTGGCACCGCATCTCTCGGGAATGGCTCTACAACGAGCCACCGGTCACCGAGCTCGGCCGGGCCCACCATGTCTGGCTGGCCGAGCATCCCCCCGTCGCGCCGAAGAAGTCGCGCGCCAAGTCCAGCAAAGCCGGCAAGTCAACCAAGGCCGCCCGCCCCCAGGCCTGA
- a CDS encoding TetR/AcrR family transcriptional regulator, with protein sequence MRTGRTDGRKRRWRQHKIDRREELVDGTLAAVRARGSNAGMDEIAAEIGVSKTVLYRYFSDKNDLVHATMQRFIETTLMPRVYGAISLDADEYQLVRSALAEYVGTVDEDPEVYRFIMGNGSDQSSLAEFEKLFAEVVAAVIIDRASAKGIQTDGAMLWSYVLVGGIQLATHWWTTNKSMSREEVIDYLTMMTWSAIDGMARASGSREVFNAQSHVLPTPGTDPQN encoded by the coding sequence GTGCGCACCGGCCGAACGGACGGCCGCAAACGCCGATGGCGCCAGCACAAGATCGACCGCCGCGAGGAACTCGTGGACGGCACCCTGGCCGCGGTGCGCGCCCGAGGCAGCAACGCGGGGATGGATGAGATCGCCGCGGAGATCGGTGTCTCCAAAACCGTGCTCTACCGCTACTTCTCCGACAAGAACGACCTGGTCCACGCGACCATGCAGCGGTTCATCGAGACCACGCTGATGCCGCGGGTCTACGGCGCGATCAGCCTGGACGCCGACGAGTATCAGCTGGTCCGCTCGGCGCTCGCGGAGTACGTGGGCACCGTCGACGAGGACCCCGAGGTCTACCGCTTCATCATGGGCAACGGCTCGGATCAGTCCTCGCTCGCCGAGTTCGAGAAGCTGTTCGCCGAGGTGGTCGCCGCGGTGATCATCGACCGCGCGTCGGCGAAGGGCATCCAGACCGACGGCGCGATGCTGTGGTCCTACGTGCTGGTCGGCGGCATCCAGCTGGCCACGCACTGGTGGACGACGAACAAGTCGATGTCGCGCGAGGAGGTCATCGACTACCTCACGATGATGACCTGGAGCGCCATCGACGGCATGGCCCGCGCCAGCGGGTCGCGCGAGGTCTTCAACGCGCAGTCGCACGTGCTGCCCACGCCGGGCACCGACCCGCAGAACTGA
- a CDS encoding DUF445 domain-containing protein — protein MEKAPGNIAVVETAPPPPAAAPLGFAAVLDEAGKRRDLWRMKALATGLLATATAIYLFCRWLESRGAGGDWVGYLRAASEAGMVGALADWFAVTALFRHPLGLPIPHTAIIRKKKDQLGESLGAFVGTNFLSPEVVSAKVNSAQISWRVGRWMADPGHAARVAQESSTLLRAVVGVLRDEDVEQIIDQTIVKRIAEPLWGPPIGRVLAELLADNRQLALLDLLAERAHQWALGSQETIDRIVLRDAPQWAPKFVNILLSERIYRELVEFTWKVRSNPEHEVRLAANRFLEEFADDLQHDDAMIKKAERIKAQIMGREEITGMAEATWRAAKRLILESADDPNSTLRRKVGENVQQLGERLRDDADMRAKVDGWIDRGARYLVENYAGEISTLVTDTVARWDADEASKKIELQVGRDLQFIRINGTVVGSLAGLAIYTISQLMFGG, from the coding sequence ATGGAGAAAGCTCCCGGCAACATCGCGGTGGTGGAAACGGCCCCGCCGCCGCCAGCGGCCGCGCCCCTCGGCTTCGCCGCCGTCCTCGACGAGGCGGGCAAGCGGCGGGATCTGTGGCGGATGAAAGCGCTTGCCACCGGGCTGCTGGCCACCGCGACGGCGATCTACCTGTTCTGTCGCTGGCTCGAATCGCGCGGCGCGGGCGGGGACTGGGTCGGCTATCTGCGCGCCGCGTCGGAGGCGGGCATGGTCGGCGCGCTGGCCGACTGGTTCGCCGTCACCGCGCTGTTCCGGCATCCGCTCGGCCTGCCCATTCCGCACACCGCGATCATCAGGAAGAAGAAGGATCAACTCGGCGAGAGCCTCGGCGCGTTCGTCGGCACCAACTTCCTTTCCCCGGAAGTGGTTTCGGCGAAGGTCAATTCGGCGCAGATCTCCTGGCGGGTGGGGCGCTGGATGGCCGATCCCGGCCATGCCGCCCGGGTCGCGCAGGAGAGCTCGACGCTGCTGCGCGCGGTGGTCGGCGTGCTGCGCGACGAGGACGTGGAGCAGATCATCGACCAGACCATCGTGAAGCGGATCGCCGAACCGCTGTGGGGTCCGCCGATCGGGCGGGTGCTCGCCGAGCTGCTCGCGGACAACCGGCAGCTAGCGCTGCTCGACCTGCTCGCCGAGCGCGCGCACCAGTGGGCGCTGGGTTCGCAGGAGACGATCGATCGGATCGTGCTGCGGGACGCGCCGCAGTGGGCGCCCAAGTTCGTCAACATTCTGCTCTCCGAGCGGATCTATCGGGAGCTGGTCGAGTTCACCTGGAAGGTGCGGTCCAACCCGGAGCACGAGGTGCGGTTGGCGGCGAACAGATTCCTCGAGGAATTCGCCGACGATCTCCAGCACGACGACGCCATGATCAAAAAGGCGGAACGGATCAAGGCGCAGATCATGGGCCGCGAGGAAATCACCGGAATGGCCGAGGCGACCTGGCGCGCGGCCAAACGATTGATCTTGGAATCGGCCGACGATCCGAACAGCACGCTGCGGCGTAAAGTCGGCGAGAACGTGCAGCAACTCGGCGAACGGTTACGCGACGACGCCGACATGCGTGCCAAAGTGGACGGCTGGATCGACCGCGGGGCGCGCTACCTCGTGGAGAACTATGCCGGGGAGATCTCGACGCTGGTCACCGACACGGTTGCCAGGTGGGATGCCGATGAGGCAAGTAAGAAGATCGAATTGCAGGTCGGGCGTGATCTGCAATTCATCCGGATCAACGGAACGGTCGTCGGTTCGCTTGCGGGCCTGGCGATTTACACGATCTCGCAACTCATGTTCGGCGGCTGA
- a CDS encoding serine hydrolase domain-containing protein: MRYFWRTAAAAVAIATSAGTGVSVAQTDSPPARVQAELDLLVGSIGVPGAQLVARGDGWQAQIDSGVGDLVTGAPFPDNAQVRIASNTKSFVATVVLQLVAERRVELDAPIERYLPGVVRGPGGDGHQITVRDLLQHTSGIPDYLSYLDLATIAALRRPLPAAALIRLGLEQPAVFAPRTSTGYSNTDFLLAGALIERITGVPVGVEVTRRIIVPLGLRDTYWPLFPLENVIRAPHPRGYHAYDGVLVDITDIDPGWGLADGAMVATGADLDRFFMALLSGELLPPEQLAEMQRAVPSGDPLRDADFGLGLFRRVNACGLEVWSHGGAMNGFVVLNAATPSRAVTLSMNLLPDPITTVLYQGAMNSVVDAALCAN, translated from the coding sequence GTGCGGTATTTCTGGCGAACGGCGGCCGCCGCGGTAGCGATCGCGACATCGGCCGGGACCGGGGTTTCGGTGGCACAGACCGATTCCCCGCCCGCGCGGGTGCAAGCGGAGCTGGACCTGCTGGTGGGCTCCATCGGCGTCCCAGGCGCGCAGCTGGTGGCGCGCGGCGACGGATGGCAGGCCCAGATCGACAGCGGCGTAGGCGATCTGGTCACCGGTGCGCCGTTTCCGGACAACGCGCAGGTGCGGATCGCCAGCAATACCAAGTCCTTCGTGGCGACCGTGGTGTTGCAGCTGGTCGCGGAGCGACGGGTCGAGCTCGACGCGCCGATCGAGCGGTACCTGCCTGGCGTGGTGCGCGGTCCCGGCGGGGACGGACATCAGATCACCGTGCGAGATCTGTTGCAGCACACCAGCGGTATCCCCGACTACCTGTCCTACCTGGACCTGGCCACCATCGCCGCGCTGCGCAGGCCGTTGCCCGCCGCGGCGCTGATCCGGCTCGGCCTCGAGCAGCCCGCCGTCTTCGCGCCGCGCACCAGCACCGGCTATTCCAATACGGATTTCCTGCTGGCCGGTGCGTTGATCGAGCGGATCACGGGCGTGCCGGTCGGGGTCGAGGTGACCCGCCGGATCATCGTCCCGCTCGGCCTGCGCGACACCTATTGGCCGTTGTTCCCGCTGGAGAACGTGATTCGCGCACCGCATCCGCGCGGCTATCACGCCTACGACGGCGTGCTGGTGGACATCACCGATATCGACCCCGGCTGGGGTCTTGCCGACGGCGCGATGGTCGCCACCGGCGCCGACCTCGACCGCTTCTTCATGGCGCTGCTGTCCGGCGAACTGTTGCCACCGGAGCAACTTGCCGAGATGCAACGCGCCGTGCCCTCCGGCGACCCGCTGCGCGACGCCGATTTCGGTCTCGGGCTGTTCCGGCGGGTCAACGCCTGCGGGCTCGAGGTCTGGAGCCACGGCGGGGCGATGAACGGCTTCGTGGTGCTCAATGCCGCCACGCCGAGCCGCGCGGTCACCCTCAGCATGAACCTGCTGCCCGACCCGATCACCACCGTGCTGTATCAGGGCGCGATGAACAGCGTGGTCGACGCGGCACTGTGCGCGAACTGA
- a CDS encoding saccharopine dehydrogenase family protein produces the protein MADTREFDLVLFGATGFVGKLTAQYLLTAAPESARIALAGRSLDKLTRVRDELGPAAAGWGLVVADSTDQVALDALAAQTKVVVTTVGPYLRYGLPLVAACAKAGTHYADLTGEPLFIREAIDQFHEQAAQSGAKIVNSCGYDSIPSDLSVYQLYRRSVADNTGELAETTLVAWLKGGVSGGTIDSGRAMMEAIAADPKRGAVMSHPYSLSPDKSMDPDVGRQSDQALSRAGAIHPSLDGWVSTFVMAAHNTKIVRRTNGLLGWVYGKNFRYREVMSAGKSPAAPLVAAGVAGGLVAGMAAGAVLSRVAVGRKLLDRVLPKPGTGPSEKSRDSGWFTMKTFTRTSSGAQYVATFAGQGDPGYKATAVLLGESGLCLAFDSARQPQIAGILTPAAAMGDALTERLRAAGMTIEVETA, from the coding sequence ATGGCAGACACTCGAGAGTTCGACCTGGTCCTCTTCGGCGCGACCGGCTTCGTCGGCAAGCTCACCGCCCAGTATTTGCTCACCGCCGCACCGGAATCCGCGCGCATCGCGCTCGCGGGCCGCTCGCTGGACAAGCTGACCAGGGTGCGCGACGAACTCGGCCCCGCCGCCGCGGGCTGGGGCCTGGTGGTCGCCGATTCCACCGATCAGGTCGCGCTCGACGCACTCGCCGCGCAGACCAAGGTCGTGGTCACCACGGTCGGCCCGTACCTGCGCTACGGCCTGCCGCTGGTCGCGGCCTGCGCGAAGGCGGGCACGCACTACGCCGACCTCACCGGCGAGCCGCTGTTCATCCGCGAGGCGATCGACCAGTTCCACGAGCAGGCCGCGCAGTCCGGCGCCAAGATCGTGAATTCCTGTGGCTACGACTCGATTCCGTCGGATCTGAGCGTGTACCAGCTGTACCGGCGCTCGGTCGCGGACAACACCGGTGAACTAGCGGAGACCACGCTGGTCGCCTGGCTCAAGGGCGGGGTCAGCGGCGGCACCATCGATTCCGGCCGGGCGATGATGGAGGCGATCGCCGCCGACCCGAAGAGGGGGGCGGTGATGAGCCATCCCTATTCGCTCAGCCCCGACAAGTCGATGGACCCCGACGTGGGCCGCCAAAGCGACCAGGCGCTCTCGCGGGCCGGCGCCATCCACCCCAGCCTCGACGGCTGGGTGAGCACCTTCGTCATGGCGGCGCACAACACCAAGATCGTCCGGCGCACCAACGGCCTGCTCGGTTGGGTGTACGGCAAGAACTTCCGCTACCGCGAGGTGATGAGCGCGGGCAAGTCGCCCGCGGCGCCGCTGGTCGCCGCTGGCGTGGCGGGCGGGCTCGTCGCGGGCATGGCCGCGGGCGCGGTGCTGTCCCGGGTGGCGGTGGGACGCAAGCTGCTCGACCGGGTGCTCCCGAAGCCGGGCACCGGCCCCAGCGAAAAGTCCAGGGACAGCGGCTGGTTCACCATGAAGACGTTCACCCGCACCTCCTCCGGCGCGCAGTATGTGGCGACCTTCGCCGGCCAGGGCGACCCCGGCTACAAGGCCACCGCGGTGCTGCTCGGCGAAAGCGGGCTGTGCCTGGCCTTCGACAGCGCGCGGCAGCCACAGATCGCGGGCATCCTCACACCCGCCGCGGCCATGGGTGACGCACTCACCGAGCGGCTGCGTGCCGCGGGCATGACCATCGAGGTGGAAACCGCCTGA